From the Hevea brasiliensis isolate MT/VB/25A 57/8 chromosome 13, ASM3005281v1, whole genome shotgun sequence genome, the window attaccaatattaaattaaatttatttacataccaatgttagtttaatttacaaacaaggttaattttaatttacaaagtatttatttaaattaactacatgcaaaagtcagttaaattaaaaacaaagttaattttaatttaccaaataaaagttctattattactataatttcatgccaatggttattcgagaagtctagagctacttacctgttggtaaatgcagttgccattggggcaagctacccttaaaaaagtgtcttctcttctagtatggcaatgatatcactggcttactcccgtttagctccatataagctccatgcaaatgtcctctttgatacttaccttagagctacttaccaattttgtttgtaataaaaaataatgaaactaaagaaaataaaagaaataaagaaaatattaataacaatttacattggattctaactctagtctcttaaaggttaagattcctaattagttacaactacctaatggtctaagtcttctaacatgatccaaacacttcataacacttcttgaattaaaagaacacagaaaatagatcaaatatcaattaaaacctaagaaaatacaagaatatgcataaatatacaatttctaaattctggcagattaatagtagcaagaaatccgattttttaaaaatagttagacatgcctaaaaatccttaaaaaattacagaagacagcctacatatcatacaagatcataaaatttataaattaaacaaaatcctagccgaatggtctacataaatcataacttttctaagtgacagaatcgcactacttttttgtaaaattcataactcattaatcacagcagatatgaatgcaaaaccaattggaaaagattcataagattctgaagttaattttagacactagatttacacaaaaatattaaggaacaagggagatatgggctccacaagtcgaatatcctgcaaatcagattttacaggaaccctaattttaaacagccataacttacaaaatattaaagcttttttagtgattcttgagcctaaaattaatggaatttcgtgtagaatatgaatataatttttacaaattttttacaaattcagaaaataaagaaaaataataaaaatacaagagacagaaactaaacatgtgcagagttgtgtatcccctcaaattaaacatgattacatgatctatatgaacatataaaataaattgaagacaaagagcatagaattaaaatattgtgtggcatagatcttgaaaagaaattaataaaaactAAACTTTCAAAAATCTTGTAtagaaatcttcttgaagaaaagaaaaaataaggaagaactcaaagagtcttgaatatctctaaatttcctatatctctgaattttctcttcctctttcctcccatctcccCCTTCTCTAGtatggtatttatagggttttgggagagaggtgtgatagggtttggagtcttagagtgataaagtttagaattgcagaattcgaataaaaaTGCAGAAATTCAAACCCATGTCGTGGAAGCCTTGACGTGAATTCATGAAAGAGAGTCCTTCCTTCGTCGGTTCCATTGACATGCACCTTACTCCTTCCCCTTCGACGTGCCATCGACTTCTCattattaattagtataaatTAAGGCCATTGTATTTTCAATTTGTTTCATGTAACTAAGATCTCAATTCTTCAAGTCAATCCTCGAATAACGCAAGAAAATGGAATACCCTCTCGCACGCATCCACCCACCCAAGCCAAGCCCGCCATCGCCCTGCCTTTTTCGAAGCAGAAGTGGAGCTGAAAATAATTTAACCTCGACAAACACCAGTCAAAGATTCACTAGCCGCTCAAAATCTACCACGAGGTCAAGAAACATCCCAAACGAGGAGAATATAATTCCTTCGTCAACTGGGCACAAGAAGGATACTAATCATGACAATTGTAGCAGAGATGGGTTTGTTAGATTCTTGCAGCGTGGCAGTCCAACTCCCCGTGATTCCCCAGCAACTAATACCTTCAATTTCACATATCAACTCCAAAAATTGAGTTTTTGGATATTTTTACTTCTTTATTTTGGAAGGATATACCTGCTACAGCGAAACAATCAACAATTAATTTCTCAAGTTTGGTGAGGAATGGAACTTGGTTTCGTATAATCGTTGCATGTTGATAGGATTTTATTTTGGCAACTTGTTCAGAGTGTGTAAGTTTTACTTACAATGGTTGCATCGAATAAATTCGTTTTTTGTTCTAACATATTGTAGGTTCCATTTGAAGAAGGAAACCTGCATTGTCAATTAAATACCTAGTCCATGCTAATTACGAACCTTTCTTGGCTCTGAAGAGAACTTTATTGAAAGCGTAGAGCAGAGCATCACAGTGCAAAATATCCCCTGGCTAGCTAACAGAGCTTAAGCTAACCAATCCTCGAATTTTACAAAAACTGGCAAAGTCGTTGGATTTTGTATGCATCAATCCATAACACTTTTTATAGCCTTTCTTATATGGcaaaataaaagaccaatgtaaaaAAGCGATTGTCCCCAACGTTAGGTATATTTCATGTAAACTAATGGCCACGCAattataataaatcaaatttaatttaatataatatattttttcaaaatcTACAACTACTTACTAGGATGTAGAATcacaaatatttaaaataaagtgttTTATCTGTATTTCAACCTTGAGATTATGATGGAAAGGCTCtttagaaaatataattttaaatattattgaaaagtttgtttaataattattttagaattttataattaaaatatatattaaatttaatttcaaatcaatttttattattcattataattaatttatttaatgaatTGCTTTTAACAATATTAAATAATTCTAACCTCTTGGTCGTGATCCGATAAGCTCCTCTCACTCAtcacaacatatatatatatatatagagagagagagagagagagagagagagagagagagagagagagagagttaagcTACAATACAACATTATATTCAACCTGGGAAAAGTTGGAATTGTTCAACCATCAAAAGAGGGAAACTCAAGTTGAAACCAGAATTCTAATGGAAATGGGCACTTCCAAGTGATTTTATTAATGGGTAAGGGAAATTCGAGAATACTCACGACAAGAAGTAAATGTGCTGAATaaggaaaaattattaaatagaATGATTATAGGTTGATACTATTATATTTTAACTATTGATCATGGTGGATTTGACTTTGTTTAGAGTGTATGTATTTTTCGTATAATTGTTGCATTGAATAAGCCGACCCAAATTCGTTTTTTGTTCTAACTTGTTAAAATTTCCGCTTGTAGCCATACTATAGAGGAAACCAGCATTGTCAATTAAATTCAGGGTCCATGCTAATTATGCACCTCTCCTGGAGGAGAAGAGAACTTCATTAAAAGTCTAGATCAGAGCATCAGAGTACAAAATATCCCCTAGCTAAGGTAACAGAGCCTTAGCTAACCAATCTGCAAATTTTTCTTGTTTGCACTATCAATTTTAGAAAAAGAAACAGATACGAAAAGGGTACAAAACTGGGAGATGATTTTAACACTAGCTTGAATGTCCTTAAGGGTATTGTCTTTGCcgtgaaaaatatattataaatgacAAAATAATCAGAATATAATGTTGTCAGGAACTGTGAATTTTCAGGGACGGCCACCACATGTTTGATAAAATGCTTCAAAGATTTCATGCACTGGAGTAGCTCAATTTGTACATATTTTCCTTATTCAAATGTTCAGCAGATGGGTTTACTGATTAGAAAATGACTATACAAAACCAAATGTAAAAATCCGAACATTAAAAGGTCTTCAAACAATTAAACACGCAAGTCTCTTCTAGTTGGATGACTAAATcgcaaaaattcaaaatttatgattGCAATGAAAATAATACAAATTTTAGTGACAATGTTTTCAATTATAGTTCAAATACTATCATTTTGTTGGGGTTTAGAAACTTAGTGACatgtatatatttaaaaatttgttaGACACTTAATTTTggtgatttttttttctccattatGCATCTAAAACATCTTTCTTTCTCTTTATGTGAAGTTGATAAGTTATGAGTGAAAGCAGAGAAGAGAAGAGAATTAGGGAGGGATGAAAGAGATAGATGGGGACATTTCTAGATGTATTGCTTTCCAAATTTCTACTGCCTAATTCACTTTGTTTGAGTGTTTGTTTTTTCCTCCATTTAGTCTCTTATGCTTTGAAGTCAACAAAAAAATGGTAAGAAAAAAATTTTGGGTAGCCCTTTGACTTTGATGAAAGTATGTGTAATGTGACTGCACAATTGGCAATACTCCCCTTCCAGGGTCCAACAATGAGGGCATTGGATCTGTTAGAGCTGTAAGAGTTTCCTTAGAGACTCAAAAGTCAAAGATATTTTGTATGTTAACTTTAGTTAGTATAATGTTTGGTGTAAAGGAGTGATAATGCAGAATTTATGGAGTAAATTCTGAAAAGTAATTCTGCAGTAGGTATGGCTCATGTACTGCTTTTGTAATGTGTCTCCTATACAAGGAGCTTTATGTTAATGAAATTGTGTGAGTGCAGATGTTCCATTTCAGAAAACTTATGTTTAGTTCTCTCTTTTTATGCTCAATAATTTAACAGGATCAGTAACATAGTGTTAAAAGCTTGTGTATCATGATATAAAATATCAAGCATCTATCTGATCATGTAAAAGTTACCATAATATAAGGTTTCGTATAAAGGTGAAGAAATGGCTAATCTATTCAGGTTGATTGAATTCTTCACCAAAAAGGATGTTCAAAGTATTATCAGGATTAGCTTATGTTTTGTGCTTTatcttatgttttttttttctctgccAGGTTTTTTCACTTAATATGATGCATTTGGAACTGGGTGTATGGGGAAGCCTGATGGCTGGGATTAGCTTATTGGAATGATTTCCATTAGCACTAAAAATATCTGTATCTCTACCATAGTTGTTGAATGATTCAACAGCAGCTGATTAGGATTGAATCCATCTCACACAAGAAATAGGAGGACTTATGTATCTATTTATTCTAATTGCCGTATTTGCTGAATATAATGGTGACTTTATGTCGGTTATGGCAGATGATATGGAACGGTTGTTGACGGTAATAAAACTCATAAATTCTGTTTTAGAGTTTATTTAATAACTTTTACCTTGGCATGCCTATGAAGCACAAAGGTTTACAATTGTCTTTGTTCTGTCAGTCAAACTAATTGAAGTTACAATATGATTGGATCATTTTTATGAAAAAGGGTTATGATGAGGAGCCACCATTAGACTTCAAAATTGATCATGAAGGTATTTGGTCATCATTTGGATGTTTCTCATTCATGTGTTATATCTATTCATTATATTGGCAGATATCCCACCTCTGTGTTAAATCTTGCTCTTCTTATATTGGCAATTGATCATGTTGCATTTGACTTGTTCAGAGTGTATGAGTTTTACGTACAATGGTTGCATAGAATAAATTCCTTTTTTGTTCTAACATATTGTAGGTTCCATTTGAAGAAGGAAACCTGGATTGTCAATTAAATACCTAGTCCATGCTAATTACGAACCTTTCTTGGATCTGAAGAGAACTTTATTGAAAGCGTAGAGCAGAGCATCAGAATACAAAATATCCCCTAGCTAGCTAACAGAGCTTAAGCTAACCAATCCTCGAATTTTACAAAAAGAAACAGCTATTTGCAAAAAGAAACAGATATGAAAAGAGTATAAAACTAGGAGATGATTGTCACATTAGCTTGAATGTAGACTAAGCTTGTAGATACAGACTTACACTTAAAGATTGATGCTATAGACAAGGAGAATTTGACATATGACTACTCTGTGATGGCAGGTGATCCTGCCATTGATGGATCTCTTTTCAGATTAAGGTTGAAAGCTGCCTGATGGAGGATCCATCTTCAAGCGCAGCAGCAAGAGTTACACTATTGATGGTGCTGAGGCGAATGAAGAGGAAATTAAGGCTGGACAAGAAAAGGCCATGGAAGCCTTTGTAGGAATATTCAAGCTATGATAGATTGAGGGCTCAAACGCCAACGCtccaataataaaaatttaaatttttaacacaatgttttatatttaaattgtgctAAGATCGAAAATTTGAGATTATAGAAAATACAGAGCTATTCAAAATTTGATTTACTACAAAGAATTAATTTCAAGCAAATTATTATTTATAGCTGGGTGTATGGCCTCATCTCATACACCCAACCATTCAAAAACTTCCACAAGcaaacatttattttattttcatgatcaaatttcattttatcatcaaataattaagaatttaagttTGAATATTGCAGAAtgagttttaaaaaataaattgctAAATGTAATTTATCTTATTTTCATTTTTAGACAAATATTCAAACTTACAGTACTATAAATCTTGAGTAGGCTTGCAGAGTGACTACTTCTCATTCAAGAAATGAACAGCACACAAGAGTACATAGGAAGCTGCAAAGTCAACAAACTCTGTTTATAGCTCATCTAACTGACTGACAAAAACAAGTAATAAATGATGCTCTGCAATCAGCTTCAGCTCATTATTCTGCAACCTTCCCAGCTTACACAACTACAACACAAACTCAGCTCACTCATCAAGGTTGAACGCTTCTAAAGTACATAGCAGACCCAGGCTTCAATAGCATCTAAACACAAAAGGAATATTGTCCACCAGAAAATAGTAGAAGTTGGAGAGGCTCAACTCTATCATATAGAACCATGCTCTTCGCCAATGTGGATTTATGTACAAAACGGCTGCCATGGTCAACAACATTATGGCATAAGAAATCATAAAACTCACATAGAAAGCATACATGTCGATAAAGCCACCATCTTTTTTATGATCTTTTCTGTCCTCCTCTGAAACTCTTGGCATTATTGATGAAGAAGAGCAGCTTTTAGATAGTGGAGGTCCACAAAGGAAAGGGTTTCCCTCGTAACTTCTGTTCTCGAATGTCCCAAATTGTGCAACCATGTCAGGTGTCTTGCCAGATAAATTGTTGTGCGCCACACTGAAGACAGCTAGAGAATATAGTTGAGTGAGTTGAGGGATTTTGCCATTCAAGTTGTTATAGGAAAGATCCAAGCTCTCAATTTGCGTTAGGTTTGAAAATGATTGTGGAATCAATCCCGTCAACTTGTTATGGGACAGGTTTAACAGCAGGATTTTGTCAAGATTTCCTATTTCAACAGGAATTTCACCTGTCAAATTGTTGCAGGACAGATCGAGTCCTGACATGAGGCTGAGAATGATTCCTTGGAAATAACGCGATGCATTCTTTGTTGTAACCTCCAAAGGTTGAGCCATAGAATCTATAGGATAACTCCTGGAAATGTTTGGTTGATAAGGATACCTAAGAAGGCTTATGCAAGGGGAACAGGACCAGAAagattattattagaaaaatcaACCAATCTTAATTTGAACAAGTGGcataactgaattggtatttcaCCTTCAAGTCTATTATAACCCAAAAGAAGATAGGTCAATGTTGAAAAATTGCCAATCCATTCTGGAATCCTTTTAGTGAAATCGTTGTGACTAAGATCCAATATTATTAATTCAGAACAACCATAAAATGCATTCGTCAACGGTCCTTGTAGCCTATTTTTTGATAGATAAACTTCACTGATCCTTGGAGGGACAAAGCTAGATGGCAGGTTTCCAAAGAAAGTGTTCTCTGACAGATCCAAGATATTAAGAGAAGTTATATTCCCTATCCAACTAGGGATGATACCAAAGAGATGATTATCGCTCACGTCCAACACTGCCAACCCTGTGCAATTACTTATGCTGTATGGGATACTTCCAGTGAATTGATTGCCATCCAACAATAATAGAATCAATTCGCAAGTAGCCTGTTTTGGGAATATCTGGCCTTGCAAATTGTTGTTTGAAAGAATGAGATAACCTAATAAATTGCATCCGACAATCAAGTCTTGGGGTATTATGCCTGATAGTTGATTTTTGGACAAGTCTAATTCTGTCAGTTGACTCATTTTGCCAAATGATGAAGGAATGCCACCAGTGAGACCATTTCCAGACAAGTTTAGAAAATTTAAACTTGGAAAACATACTCCAATTTCTGTTGGAATAGAGCCATTGAAGTGGTTGTCAGAGATATCTAAGTCTGAAAAATACACATGGGAATGAATTGGCAATTGGAGAGGCCCCGAAAGAGAAGAGTTGTGCAAGTAAAGTGCGTATAATTTTGTGTTGTTCCTGATCAACCAATGTGGAAACTCTCCCTTCATTTTAATATTTGACATATCAACATATTCTAATTCATGCTGATAGTAGAAGAACTTGGGAAACACTCCGCCATCTCCTTGACCTGACAAAGCTAGGGTCCGTAGTTGAAATTTTGGTGTCAAAGTAGGCACATCTATATCTGCATATATTTCATTCTCATAACAATCCAAGTGCTTGAGCTTTGAAAGGTTGAAGAATGGCAGAAGAGAGATTGGGATTTGGAACAGGTTCCTTGAAAGATGTAATGTGTGCATGGATGTGAGGGTCCCCAGGGGAGATAAGGAGATATTTCCGATGAAGTGATTGGAAGATAGATCTAACAGTTGAAGGGATGTTAAATTTGCCAGACATAAAGGTAAAGTGCCACTGAGATCATTGTTGCTCATATCTAGCTTTTGAAGATGTTTTAACTCGCATAAAcctaaaattatttatatgaaaagTGTTAGTATAAATCTAAAATGTGTCTATCAAATATCAATTTGTGAGAGTTAATTATGGTAAAAAAGACATTCTAAGCTTTGCTTTCaaatatattttcatttttagAATTGTATAAACAagcaatttgaaatttttgaaagaCTAGTAAGGGTctatgtttattttttatttatttattttttttataaaatgataGACTAAACTTTATTAAAATGTCTAAAGTCcacaaataatataaaaattttaaaaactattttatttattgcATACTACTACATCAATATAATTATTAACACAAAAAAAAATATCTTTAAAATTGATATCAATTTGTCAAATATTCAAGTgagtataaaaaaaattcataaaattcctTTTTGTAATAAACCATGAGTGTGACAAAAAGAGGGTTAAAAGAACATTACCTTTGGCTGCAGGTATGGTGCCGTTTAGTTGACAAAATGACAATAATAAAATCTTAAGGGAGGGCATCTTTTCGATGTCTTTTAAGAAGCTGTTGTTGAGAGTAGACCATCTCAAATCCAAATGCTccaaatttttgaaattcggcaagcctattaaaaaataatattactgtttttattaaaaaataataattcaattatgtgtttaataacacaattaaagaatgaaaaatgatattttaatataatgATAAAGGTGAGATTATTTAAAAATGGAAATCACAGATAAACCTTAatattatgaaaatattattCATCAAATATAgtcattaaataaataaataaataaataaataaaagagctTAACAGATAAATCTTGACATGTATATTGTATAGCTCAAATGAAGTTTTTTGAAGGctataaatgagccttttttttttttttgtttaaatctTATCGAATTACCTTGACTAGGTAGGTCAGCATTGAGGCCTTTCATAGATAAAAATTTAAGAGAGGGCAATGCTCTAAGGCTCTTAAAAGACTCTTCATCCAATGAGGAACCATCCAGGGACAACTCTTCCACGCTTGAAAAATTACCCATCTCtacttaatgaaaaaaaaaaaaaaaaaaagggcagaGCTCCAATGAAACTAGGCAAATTAATCACAAGTATTGCGGCATATATGCAAATAATGACTAATGAGAATAACTTGAAGGAGTTTTGGGCATATCTCAAAGACCTACCTTGAGCAAATATTCCTCCTTTGAAGCTTTTATGCATTAGAGAAAGGGTCTTGAGAAATGGGTATGCCCCTAATAATTCTAGCTGAATGCTGCTTCTTCCATCCCAATTAATGTCATCAAGGAAAAGAGAGCTCAAATTCCTAATGATTTTGACATCTGCAAGTGAATGAACAAAATATGGTATTCAGACATGTTTTTTTATATCTTCGATCATGCTCAATGCCATTATACCAATTGGCAAGCCAATGTGATCTTTGGACATCTTAGCAAAGGAGGGTTGTATTTTATTGTTAATATTAGTCTACAGGGCTTAAGGCTAGTCTATATGCACACACAGTTACTTGTAACAAATTGCTTCACTAGTGAATACAATTATGTTTTGTGATATAATAGAGAaaaaatgtaatatttaatttatggAATTGGAATCTATattgaaaatacaataaaaaccaACAACCAGGACCACCCAACTATTAATGCATGTATCAAACTTTGTTTTAACTAGCATACCTCTTGAGTCCACAACTTTGGTAATTTGATTTCCTCCTAGGCTCAGTACCTTTAAGTTGCCCAAAGCATCCAATTCTAGAtataagaagaagaagtaaaacaAATCCTATATAATTAGCATGTTCATCTAATAATTGTGGAATGTTATTGAGTTTGTAagagaattaaaaataatattttataaataaataaatagaaagaaaaaaaaaaagaaagtgaaaCTCACTTTGAATATCGACTGTACCTCTCAATCCACAATTATCCAAATGTAATTCTATTAAAGATGAAAGATCACCAATGGATGATAGGGTACTATTGCCGATGTCATTAAAACTTAAATCAAGAAATTCCAAATTGCTAAGTTTTGATAGTCCTTCAATTGTGCACCAAAGCAGATCTAGTTAGTGACTTTACatgtaattttcttttttcttaacaaaagtgtgtgtgtatatatatatatatattattattattataattttaaattttttaatatatattatttatttatttattttataatattaaaattttattattgtaaaataaatattttcttaaataattattcaattttagtCAAAGAATGTTATAGTATAACTTTGTTTATAAAAAAAAGAAGGTCGTTATTTTTAACGGTTGAAAAAGAGTAATTTTATTATGATGGAAAACTTAAAAGTTATCTCTTAAAaggtttaattaaattttgagaaaatgaaaaattttcaaCTCTTAATTTGGAAAATTGGCGCAAATGAACATAAtactttatttttcaattttcttaaaaaGTTCTTTTTGCAAATTACCCTAATTTTTCACAAGTGAATAACTCAAGAATCTGCAAATTTTCAAGTCTCTATAGTCCTCCAcaagcaaaataaaaaaaaaaatattggttAAAATTTGTGCTTGAAtaagatttaaaaataaataaaaggagacattgaaaaattataatataaaaatatcacAATTTGAGCTAACCTTGAAAATCAGTTATATTTTCTAATTTGTTGCCGATCAATGTTAAAGATTTTAAAGATGAGAATACACTTAGAAGTGGTATGATGCTCTTGTCGAAGTTGTTGTCTGACAAATCAAGAAACTCCAAATTTTCAAGTCCTGATAGTCCTTCACAAGTCATAAAAGAGTATCAGTCAAAGTTttacttgaaaattgaaaataaataagtaaaaggaAAATCCTGATCAATTATAATAAAAAGATATCGCAATTAGAGCTAACCTTGAATGCCACTTTCCAATCTATTGCCAGCTAAATTTAATGATTTTAAAGATGGAAAAATGCGTAAAAATGGTATGATGCTATCAGTGAAGTTGTTGAATGACAAATCAAGAAACTCCAAATTTTCAAGTCCTGATAGTCCTTCATAAGTCATAAAAGAGTATCAGTCAAAGTTTtacttgaaaattaaaaataaataaaaggaaaactcttattaattatataataaaaatatatcacAATTTGAGCTAACCTTGAATATCACTTTTGAATATGTTGAATGACAAATCAAGAAACTCCAAATTTTGAAGACTTGATAGTCCTTCAAAAGTCACAAAAGAGTGTTAGTCAAGTTTgtgcttgaaaattgaaaaataagTACATAAACAAATGGAAAATCCTCAAAAATTAGAACAAGGAAACATTTTAAGCTGAGCTAACCTTGAATATCAGTTACACTTTCCAATCTATTGTGGGCCAAATTCAATGATTTTAAAGGTGAAAGATGGCCAATAGATGATACAATGCTCTCGTTGTTGAACAAGTTACCTTTTAAATCAAGAAACTCTAACTTGTTGAGCCTTTCTAATCTTTCAAAACCTGCATCATAAGAGGTAGATACCTAGttagatttatttattatttattattttcgagttgtcaaaaaaaaaacttaattatgTTTCAAACTACTTTTTGTTTTCTTAACAATAACTAAAATTAAAGTGTTATTAGCagtttttatcaaatatttagaaaaaaaaaacttaaaatattaTGAAACAAAAGGTGTATTAGTTATTGCATAATTATACGATAAtgcaaaacaaatcaatattctACCTTCATTCTCAacacaatcaataacataattgcgTTGTAAGCTAAGACTCGTCAATTCTTGAAAAGGAAGAAACAAAGAGGCATTGAAGCACCATTCAGAGGCCCAATAATCGCCCCGAATACTGAGTTTGGAAACTCGTCCAGTGGTGGAGTTGCAGTGAATATTTTCCCATTTACAACAGTCATCGGTGTATAATCCCCAAGAAGAGAGTGACATGCGTTCAGGATAATTGAAAGAAGCCTTTAGTTGCAAAAGAGCATTTCTCTCATTCTCAAAACAACCATCACAGCTCCACCATCCCTCTAATAATGAAGCTATTACTAAAGCAACCAACAGCTGCTTAATTAGCTTCATTTCAGTACTTGTATGCGAAATATAAACAATTATTTCTCTTCAATTACGCAATGAAGCAACAGCCTAACACCTTTGGACTTTTATAGACCCATGTTGTGTAATAATTTCAGTTGAGCTTCCTTGCTTCATCAActagtttttcttttcttttttcaccCGGTCAAGTCTCCTCCCTTCTTCTCCTTTATATGGGCTTTTGAGTAAAATAGCATAAGAAGATTGGCAAGTCTCTGGAATTTATTTGCTTTTATCCACAACGCTTTTTCTGGCCTTTTTTATACGGcaaaaataaaaagacaaatgtgaaaaaaaaaaattatcactaACCGTGTTTGAGGTTTGATATTATAATGGAAAGTTTAAAAAtgtatttttagaaaatattattttaatgctGTTAAAAAATGGTTTAATTATTTTAGaattgtataattaaaatatattgaatTTGATTAATTTcaaaccaatatatatatatataatgaattgttgttccaaataatattttaaaagccatattaaataaatttttatgcattTGATACTTGTTGAACATATTTTCACTcgccaaaattttttaaaattatttaattttgacaaatgtcttgtttatttttatttttatt encodes:
- the LOC131172082 gene encoding cuscuta receptor 1-like, whose protein sequence is MKLIKQLLVALVIASLLEGWWSCDGCFENERNALLQLKASFNYPERMSLSSWGLYTDDCCKWENIHCNSTTGRVSKLSIRGDYWASEWCFNASLFLPFQELTSLSLQRNYVIDCVENEGFERLERLNKLEFLDLKGNLFNNESIVSSIGHLSPLKSLNLAHNRLESVTDIQGLSSLQNLEFLDLSFNIFKSDIQGLSGLENLEFLDLSFNNFTDSIIPFLRIFPSLKSLNLAGNRLESGIQGLSGLENLEFLDLSDNNFDKSIIPLLSVFSSLKSLTLIGNKLENITDFQELDALGNLKVLSLGGNQITKVVDSRDVKIIRNLSSLFLDDINWDGRSSIQLELLGAYPFLKTLSLMHKSFKGGIFAQEMGNFSSVEELSLDGSSLDEESFKSLRALPSLKFLSMKGLNADLPSQVLGLCELKHLQKLDMSNNDLSGTLPLCLANLTSLQLLDLSSNHFIGNISLSPLGTLTSMHTLHLSRNLFQIPISLLPFFNLSKLKHLDCYENEIYADIDVPTLTPKFQLRTLALSGQGDGGVFPKFFYYQHELEYVDMSNIKMKGEFPHWLIRNNTKLYALYLHNSSLSGPLQLPIHSHVYFSDLDISDNHFNGSIPTEIGVCFPSLNFLNLSGNGLTGGIPSSFGKMSQLTELDLSKNQLSGIIPQDLIVGCNLLGYLILSNNNLQGQIFPKQATCELILLLLDGNQFTGSIPYSISNCTGLAVLDVSDNHLFGIIPSWIGNITSLNILDLSENTFFGNLPSSFVPPRISEVYLSKNRLQGPLTNAFYGCSELIILDLSHNDFTKRIPEWIGNFSTLTYLLLGYNRLEGEIPIQLCHLFKLRLVDFSNNNLSGEIPVEIGNLDKILLLNLSHNKLTGLIPQSFSNLTQIESLDLSYNNLNGKIPQLTQLYSLAVFSVAHNNLSGKTPDMVAQFGTFENRSYEGNPFLCGPPLSKSCSSSSIMPRVSEEDRKDHKKDGGFIDMYAFYVSFMISYAIMLLTMAAVLYINPHWRRAWFYMIELSLSNFYYFLVDNIPFVFRCY